A single Pseudodesulfovibrio aespoeensis Aspo-2 DNA region contains:
- the hisH gene encoding imidazole glycerol phosphate synthase subunit HisH, which translates to MSDIDVAIIDYGLGNLFSIKHACEHVGMSVEITHDAKRVLAARAVILPGVGAFGDAMNALRRLDLVVPIRDVADRGTPLLGICLGQQLLFTESEEFGCHKGLDLIPGTVRYFPVQQMAGRMLKVPQVGWNTIELPLSRGAAGWSGSLLEGVSPGADMYFVHSCHVVPENSNAVLSQTTYGDVIFCSGSMLGNITAFQFHPERSGVVGLQIYTNFARQIHSAEAA; encoded by the coding sequence CACGCTTGCGAGCATGTGGGCATGTCGGTGGAGATCACCCACGACGCGAAGCGGGTACTCGCGGCCAGAGCGGTGATTCTGCCTGGCGTGGGTGCCTTTGGTGACGCCATGAACGCCCTGCGCAGGCTCGATCTGGTGGTGCCGATCAGGGATGTGGCCGACAGGGGCACCCCCCTGCTCGGCATCTGCCTCGGCCAGCAACTGCTCTTTACCGAAAGCGAGGAGTTTGGGTGCCACAAGGGGCTTGACCTCATCCCCGGAACAGTCCGGTACTTTCCAGTCCAGCAGATGGCCGGGCGGATGCTCAAGGTTCCCCAGGTGGGTTGGAACACCATTGAATTGCCCCTGTCGCGCGGTGCGGCAGGCTGGTCCGGATCGCTGCTTGAAGGCGTCAGTCCCGGAGCAGACATGTATTTTGTCCACTCCTGCCATGTCGTGCCGGAAAACTCCAACGCCGTCCTGAGCCAAACCACTTACGGCGACGTGATTTTCTGTTCAGGAAGCATGCTGGGCAACATCACGGCCTTCCAGTTCCACCCCGAGAGAAGCGGGGTTGTGGGGCTGCAAATCTACACCAATTTCGCAAGGCAGATCCATTCTGCGGAGGCAGCATAA
- a CDS encoding N-acetyl sugar amidotransferase, producing MTRPKTLFGLPEEVRFCRKCVMSNQRPSSYPEFKHTRDRITPTLHIDEDGVCDACRYNEQKKIDIDWKAREDHLLALCDKHRRNDGGYDCIVPGSGGKDSALAAHVIKYKYGMNPLTVTWPPIMYTDYGYRNFRNWIEVGGFDNITFNQNGRAHKLLTKLAIENLLHPFQTFILGQKNLAPKVALEYNIPLIFYGEPEAEYGNPIAETSSSLRDKSYYSMKNIDDLYLGGVSIKELIEVHGLRLNELSTYFPADADRLAKSAIEVHYLGYYVPWTPQEAYYFAVENTDFKARPFRTQGTYSKYNSIDDKIDDLHYYTTHIKFGIGRTTYDASQEIRNKHLTREEGVALVHKYDGEFPDVYFNEIMDYIGMTPEHFHDLCDKHRSPHLWEKVNGEWNLKHRVENL from the coding sequence ATGACCAGACCAAAGACCCTCTTCGGCCTTCCCGAGGAAGTCCGCTTTTGCAGAAAATGTGTCATGTCCAACCAGCGGCCCAGCTCCTACCCGGAGTTCAAGCATACCCGCGACAGGATCACCCCGACTCTGCACATAGACGAGGACGGCGTGTGCGACGCCTGCCGCTACAATGAGCAGAAGAAGATCGACATCGACTGGAAGGCGCGGGAAGACCATCTGCTCGCCCTGTGCGACAAGCACCGCAGAAACGACGGCGGCTACGACTGCATCGTGCCCGGCAGCGGCGGCAAGGACAGCGCGCTGGCCGCCCATGTCATCAAGTACAAGTACGGGATGAATCCGCTGACCGTGACCTGGCCGCCGATCATGTACACGGACTACGGATACCGGAACTTCCGCAACTGGATCGAGGTCGGCGGGTTCGACAACATCACCTTCAACCAGAATGGCCGGGCGCACAAGCTGCTGACCAAGCTGGCCATCGAGAACCTGCTGCACCCGTTCCAGACCTTCATCCTGGGCCAGAAGAACCTCGCCCCCAAGGTCGCGCTCGAATACAACATCCCGCTCATTTTCTACGGGGAGCCCGAGGCCGAATACGGCAACCCCATTGCCGAGACCTCGTCCTCGCTGCGCGACAAGTCGTACTACAGCATGAAGAACATCGACGACCTGTACCTTGGCGGCGTGTCCATCAAGGAACTCATCGAAGTCCACGGATTGCGCCTGAACGAGCTCTCAACCTATTTTCCGGCAGACGCGGACCGGCTGGCCAAATCCGCCATTGAGGTTCACTACCTCGGCTACTACGTTCCCTGGACGCCGCAGGAAGCCTATTATTTCGCGGTCGAGAACACCGATTTCAAGGCCCGGCCCTTCAGGACGCAGGGAACCTACAGCAAGTACAACAGCATCGACGACAAGATCGACGACCTGCACTACTACACCACCCACATCAAGTTCGGCATTGGCCGGACCACCTACGACGCCTCGCAGGAAATCCGCAACAAGCACCTGACCCGCGAGGAAGGCGTGGCCCTGGTCCACAAATACGACGGGGAGTTCCCGGATGTCTATTTCAACGAGATCATGGACTACATCGGGATGACTCCCGAGCATTTCCACGACCTGTGCGACAAGCACCGCTCGCCCCACCTCTGGGAAAAAGTCAACGGCGAGTGGAACTTGAAACACCGGGTGGAAAACCTGTAG
- a CDS encoding surface carbohydrate biosynthesis protein: MLCVFQVEIIIRELDGVLYQALHLASRGLPTLLGDRMANEYVMHSRSPLILFDSDQQEATNTTVLNNNGIVLNLNSEGQGFVDDPPEMQRNFARVIDHATAICMWGQRQKDILDQLVPCERTDDILVTGHPSFDLLAPKFVPYYRNQDIAGRHGEDYSLINTSFGMFNHEMGFEHYMRMLSRMDEWKVYGSPEHRAHLERRCRHQEKTALALIELARTLAHAHPKKHVIIRPHPAENSRFYSERLGGLPNVFVTKQGSAREWIASAGVVIHHDCTTGLEAMLMDKPVLQYEPYEGIEGSATLMTEIGIRTTSPDKALAHMECSAAMADDARKALLARISPCLANVEKNAARTIAELAAVHAAGRETWLPEPLGFWENAKCWRKYLSKLLRARQPGRNGRKVRYALNKFPRLHKTEVEARLAGLRRIEPDLPEVDVKQLCLNTFLIEPARRS, from the coding sequence ATGCTTTGCGTCTTCCAGGTCGAAATCATCATCCGCGAGCTGGACGGCGTGCTCTATCAGGCCCTCCATCTCGCCTCGCGCGGTCTCCCCACCCTGCTGGGCGACCGAATGGCCAACGAATATGTCATGCACAGCCGCAGCCCGCTGATCCTCTTTGACAGCGACCAGCAGGAAGCCACCAACACCACGGTGCTGAACAACAACGGCATTGTCCTCAACCTCAACTCCGAGGGACAGGGCTTTGTTGACGATCCGCCGGAGATGCAGAGAAATTTCGCCAGAGTCATTGATCATGCCACGGCCATCTGCATGTGGGGCCAACGGCAGAAGGACATCCTGGATCAGCTCGTGCCTTGCGAGCGGACCGACGACATCCTGGTCACGGGCCATCCCTCTTTTGACCTGCTCGCGCCCAAGTTCGTCCCCTACTACAGGAACCAGGACATCGCTGGCCGTCACGGCGAAGACTACTCCCTCATCAACACCAGCTTCGGCATGTTCAACCACGAGATGGGGTTTGAACATTACATGCGGATGCTCAGCCGCATGGACGAATGGAAGGTGTACGGCTCGCCGGAGCACCGGGCGCACCTTGAGCGGCGGTGCAGGCATCAGGAAAAGACCGCCCTGGCCCTGATCGAACTGGCGCGGACCCTGGCGCACGCCCATCCGAAAAAACATGTGATCATCAGGCCGCATCCAGCGGAAAACAGTCGCTTCTACTCGGAAAGGCTGGGCGGACTGCCCAATGTCTTTGTCACCAAGCAAGGCTCCGCGCGGGAGTGGATCGCCTCTGCTGGAGTCGTCATCCATCACGACTGCACCACCGGCCTGGAGGCCATGCTCATGGACAAGCCCGTGCTGCAATACGAGCCTTATGAAGGCATCGAAGGCTCTGCCACGCTGATGACCGAAATCGGCATCAGGACCACATCGCCGGACAAAGCGCTGGCGCACATGGAATGCAGCGCGGCCATGGCCGACGACGCCCGCAAGGCGCTCCTGGCCCGGATCAGCCCCTGTCTGGCCAATGTCGAAAAGAACGCGGCCAGGACCATTGCCGAACTCGCGGCAGTTCATGCCGCAGGCCGCGAAACATGGCTGCCCGAGCCGCTGGGGTTCTGGGAAAACGCCAAATGCTGGCGCAAATACTTGAGCAAATTGCTGCGGGCGCGGCAGCCGGGCAGAAACGGGCGCAAAGTGCGCTATGCCCTGAACAAGTTCCCCAGGCTGCACAAGACCGAGGTGGA